From the genome of Virgibacillus proomii, one region includes:
- a CDS encoding VOC family protein — MEKKFFKNPVTYVGEVQLHVTRLKESLSFYQDIIGFSVLEKSNRKVVLTADGITPLLTIEQPENMVSKQMGRTGLYHFAILLPSRKDLASFLKHCVQYNIPFGSADHAVSEALYLSDPDGNGIEVYHDRPSTEWNWVHDQVTMVTESLDINGILAETSDHWTKLPKETIIGHIHLHVANLQEAKKFYVDGLGLSIVSQYPGALFMAAGNYHHHIAINSWNGEGISAPDQHSAGLGWFSFIMPDNQAIETAKKCLVELKVPINSRDDYLEVADPSGNTIHLKTE, encoded by the coding sequence ATGGAGAAGAAGTTTTTTAAAAATCCAGTCACATACGTTGGGGAAGTTCAGTTACATGTTACAAGATTGAAAGAATCCCTTTCGTTTTATCAGGATATTATTGGCTTTTCTGTCCTTGAAAAATCAAACCGAAAAGTAGTGCTAACAGCAGATGGGATAACGCCTTTACTTACCATTGAACAACCCGAGAATATGGTAAGTAAGCAAATGGGAAGAACGGGGTTGTATCATTTTGCTATCTTATTACCAAGTCGGAAGGATTTAGCATCTTTTCTAAAACACTGTGTCCAATATAATATTCCATTCGGTTCTGCTGACCATGCTGTTAGTGAAGCCTTATATTTATCTGATCCGGATGGAAATGGCATCGAAGTATATCATGATCGACCTTCAACAGAGTGGAACTGGGTTCATGATCAAGTAACCATGGTAACAGAATCATTAGATATAAATGGAATACTAGCCGAAACAAGTGATCATTGGACAAAGCTTCCAAAGGAAACAATTATAGGGCATATCCATTTACATGTAGCCAATTTGCAGGAAGCAAAAAAGTTTTATGTAGATGGTCTCGGCTTATCGATTGTATCCCAATATCCCGGAGCACTCTTTATGGCAGCTGGAAATTATCATCACCATATTGCAATTAATAGTTGGAATGGAGAAGGAATTTCAGCACCAGATCAACATAGTGCAGGCTTGGGGTGGTTTAGCTTCATTATGCCAGATAATCAAGCCATTGAGACAGCAAAGAAATGCTTAGTAGAACTTAAAGTACCAATTAACAGTAGAGATGATTATCTCGAAGTGGCAGATCCTTCAGGTAACACGATTCATCTGAAAACAGAATAG
- a CDS encoding calcium/sodium antiporter — MAYLLLIFGFALLIKGADFFVDGSSNIARLLRIPPILIGLTIVAFGTSSPEATVSIIAAMQGTADVSIGNVVGSNIFNLTLVVGLATILFPIKVQNETIRKEIPFTLLASIALLVLISDTFLEEFNINYISRSDGLIFLLFFSVFMYYVIEVALKSRQVSVKEDVPSDIQWGKNIFITVLGLAGIIIGGQMVVDNGKEIAYAWGMSEALVGLTIIAIGTSLPELVTSIAAALKKESEIALGNIVGSNIFNILFVLGVSAVISPLQVNSKVITDIILMIVLTVLLLIFSRTNYKVGKAEGFILVIGYILYLTYIIIRN; from the coding sequence ATGGCATATTTACTATTAATTTTCGGTTTTGCCTTATTAATTAAAGGAGCAGATTTCTTTGTTGACGGTTCTTCCAATATTGCCAGATTGTTAAGAATTCCCCCTATATTAATTGGGTTAACGATTGTAGCATTTGGTACTAGTTCTCCGGAAGCTACAGTAAGTATTATTGCTGCTATGCAAGGCACAGCCGATGTTTCGATTGGTAATGTTGTTGGTAGTAATATTTTTAATTTAACCCTTGTTGTAGGGCTAGCTACAATTTTATTTCCAATTAAAGTGCAAAATGAAACGATTCGTAAAGAAATTCCATTTACATTGCTGGCGAGTATTGCTTTGCTTGTTCTAATTAGTGATACGTTTTTAGAGGAATTTAACATAAATTACATATCTCGAAGTGATGGGTTAATCTTTTTACTGTTTTTCTCCGTTTTCATGTACTATGTTATCGAGGTAGCTTTAAAAAGCAGACAAGTCTCGGTGAAAGAAGATGTTCCAAGTGATATTCAATGGGGAAAAAATATTTTTATCACAGTACTTGGACTAGCCGGTATTATCATTGGCGGACAAATGGTAGTTGATAATGGAAAAGAAATTGCCTATGCTTGGGGAATGAGTGAGGCACTTGTAGGCTTGACGATCATTGCGATTGGAACCTCCCTTCCAGAGTTAGTTACATCGATTGCTGCTGCTTTGAAGAAGGAAAGTGAAATCGCATTGGGAAATATTGTAGGGAGTAATATCTTTAATATATTATTTGTTTTGGGAGTTTCTGCGGTAATAAGTCCGCTTCAGGTAAATAGCAAAGTTATCACGGATATTATTTTGATGATTGTGCTAACAGTCTTATTGCTTATCTTTTCACGAACTAACTACAAAGTTGGAAAAGCGGAAGGCTTCATCCTTGTTATAGGTTATATTTTGTATTTAACTTATATTATTATTCGAAATTAA